Proteins encoded by one window of Pyxidicoccus trucidator:
- a CDS encoding DciA family protein, translating into MARSEPKSLESLLPRVLARLAGESGRGQALAPVWVAVVGPHLARHTSPHALHGTTLVVTVAGEEWARSLEAEAASLCEGLNARLGPGTVKTLTFRLERP; encoded by the coding sequence ATGGCGCGCAGCGAGCCCAAGTCCCTGGAGAGCCTCCTTCCCCGTGTCCTGGCCCGCCTCGCGGGAGAGTCGGGCCGGGGCCAGGCGCTCGCGCCCGTGTGGGTGGCGGTGGTGGGTCCCCACCTCGCCCGCCACACCTCCCCCCATGCCCTCCATGGCACCACGCTGGTGGTGACGGTGGCTGGCGAGGAGTGGGCGCGCTCGCTGGAAGCCGAGGCCGCCTCGCTGTGCGAGGGGCTCAACGCGCGGCTCGGGCCCGGCACGGTGAAGACCCTCACCTTCCGGCTGGAGCGCCCGTGA
- a CDS encoding lysophospholipid acyltransferase family protein: MAKGVLGNDPFQRGAASRDGAPAKPGSGAKDAADAGSAKPPRKGAAKKSPTKQPARAAAGKGNAVGAKPAAVKGGNGKARSHTPKPSVRTEDDQALPLREPAAPVSPRKPPPPRKPVVAYEPGTRTGQQRDVDHALAEALAAEVAEATAKVAVDEALERRPGQEKGADRLMATELATELAEAAVEEVLDHSPSTQRPERERELAAAVAAQVAEVAAEVAVAEVLDRHVPGQPPPDEPRDEDLAARTANAGAPYDLEAEAEGGFGPGEDDEEEEEDEDDESTWDTSGMELSVTLSVQDAEAPDASSLEPEVEVPDVTRDELPRRAPLSLVQPGESGDGPREPFFTDQAREPEAQRPLAQRAAGMLSLARDIAGHALASEGLGRAMGAVNGLMEAVRAGLGTGGGENIDEYGKDPSLVERLDPVLEFLYSQYWRVSVQGADHVPRGAAILVANHSGALPYDGLVMSLVISRERPDLREPRWLVEDQVFHAPVLGTLFNRLGAVRACPENALRLLDEQRPLVVFPEGYQALSKPFAERYKLKRFGRGGFVKLALRTGAPIVPVAIVGAEETSPLLGRLPASFLGLPYVPLTPLGPLPLPAKWSIRFGEPIGMEGLHPEAADDLGEVQRLTEKTRESIQGMVQSLLRERRSVFAG, from the coding sequence ATGGCCAAGGGTGTCCTCGGGAACGATCCCTTCCAGCGTGGCGCCGCGTCCCGCGACGGTGCGCCCGCGAAGCCCGGCAGTGGCGCGAAGGACGCCGCCGACGCCGGCAGCGCGAAGCCCCCGCGCAAGGGGGCCGCGAAGAAGTCCCCGACGAAGCAACCCGCGCGCGCGGCTGCCGGCAAGGGCAACGCTGTCGGGGCGAAGCCGGCAGCGGTAAAGGGCGGGAATGGCAAGGCCCGTTCGCATACGCCGAAGCCCTCCGTCCGGACCGAGGATGACCAGGCGCTGCCCCTGCGCGAGCCCGCCGCGCCCGTGTCCCCGCGCAAGCCGCCGCCGCCTCGCAAGCCGGTGGTGGCGTACGAGCCGGGCACGCGCACGGGGCAGCAGCGCGACGTGGACCACGCGCTGGCCGAGGCCCTTGCCGCCGAGGTGGCCGAGGCCACGGCGAAGGTCGCGGTGGACGAGGCGCTGGAGCGCCGGCCCGGTCAGGAGAAGGGCGCTGACCGACTCATGGCCACGGAGCTGGCCACCGAGCTGGCCGAGGCCGCGGTGGAGGAGGTGCTGGACCACAGCCCGTCCACCCAGCGTCCGGAGCGCGAGCGCGAGCTGGCCGCCGCCGTGGCAGCGCAGGTGGCCGAGGTCGCCGCCGAGGTGGCCGTGGCCGAGGTGCTGGACCGCCATGTCCCCGGGCAGCCTCCTCCGGATGAACCCCGGGATGAGGACCTCGCGGCGCGCACCGCCAACGCCGGCGCCCCGTACGACCTCGAAGCCGAGGCCGAGGGAGGCTTCGGCCCCGGCGAGGACGACGAGGAGGAAGAGGAGGACGAGGACGACGAGTCCACCTGGGACACGTCCGGCATGGAGCTGTCCGTGACGCTGTCGGTGCAGGATGCCGAGGCCCCCGATGCCTCGTCGCTGGAGCCGGAGGTGGAGGTGCCGGACGTCACGCGCGATGAGCTGCCCCGCAGGGCCCCGCTATCCCTGGTGCAGCCTGGCGAGTCGGGCGATGGGCCGCGCGAGCCCTTCTTCACGGACCAGGCCCGCGAGCCCGAGGCGCAGCGTCCCCTGGCCCAGCGGGCCGCGGGGATGTTGTCGCTGGCGAGGGACATCGCCGGCCACGCGCTGGCGAGCGAGGGCCTGGGCCGGGCCATGGGCGCGGTGAACGGGCTGATGGAGGCGGTACGCGCCGGGCTGGGCACGGGCGGCGGCGAGAACATCGACGAGTACGGCAAGGACCCGTCGCTCGTGGAGCGCCTGGACCCGGTGCTGGAGTTCCTCTATTCGCAGTACTGGCGCGTGTCCGTGCAGGGCGCGGACCATGTGCCGCGAGGCGCGGCCATCCTGGTGGCCAACCACTCGGGCGCCCTGCCCTACGACGGGCTGGTGATGTCGCTCGTCATCTCGCGCGAGCGTCCGGACCTGCGCGAGCCGCGGTGGCTGGTGGAGGACCAGGTCTTCCACGCGCCGGTGCTGGGCACGCTCTTCAACCGCCTGGGCGCGGTGCGGGCCTGCCCGGAGAACGCGCTGAGGCTGCTGGACGAGCAGCGCCCGCTGGTGGTCTTCCCCGAGGGCTACCAGGCCCTGAGCAAGCCCTTCGCGGAGCGCTACAAGCTGAAGCGCTTCGGGCGCGGCGGCTTCGTGAAGCTGGCGCTGCGCACCGGCGCGCCCATCGTCCCGGTGGCCATCGTCGGCGCGGAGGAGACGTCACCGCTGCTGGGCCGGCTCCCCGCCTCCTTCCTCGGCCTGCCCTACGTGCCGCTCACCCCGCTGGGGCCGCTGCCCCTGCCGGCCAAGTGGAGCATCCGCTTCGGCGAGCCCATCGGCATGGAGGGGCTCCACCCCGAGGCCGCGGACGACCTGGGCGAGGTGCAGCGCCTCACGGAGAAGACCCGCGAGTCCATCCAGGGCATGGTGCAGTCGCTGCTGCGCGAGCGCCGCTCCGTCTTCGCGGGCTGA
- a CDS encoding GGDEF domain-containing protein → MQKETVVTVISKISDRPVNLDAALVVIYGLDLGRKFDLTREETLIGRSSKADIQIDQESVSRNHAGITNTREGVRIRDLGSTNGTFINDELVEGTRDLRNGDLVKIGRTIFKYIAGGNIEAAYHDEIYRLTTMDGLTQIYNRRYFDEQLDRELSRSRRYERVLSLVLLDIDHFKKVNDQFGHLAGDSVLKQLASTVRTKIRREDVFARYGGEEFAVLLPEVSLGGTRQLAEKVRRLVEKQRFEFDKQPIPVTVSVGVATLEPQHREAGDLVRTADERLYEAKASGRNRVVG, encoded by the coding sequence GTGCAGAAGGAGACGGTCGTCACGGTCATCTCGAAGATCTCCGACCGGCCGGTCAACCTCGACGCGGCGCTGGTGGTGATCTACGGCCTGGACCTGGGGCGCAAGTTCGACCTCACGCGCGAAGAGACGCTCATCGGGCGCTCCTCGAAGGCAGACATCCAGATCGACCAGGAGTCGGTGAGCCGCAACCACGCGGGCATCACCAACACGCGCGAGGGCGTGCGCATCCGCGACCTCGGCTCCACCAACGGCACGTTCATCAACGACGAGCTGGTGGAGGGCACGCGGGACTTGCGCAACGGCGACCTGGTGAAGATTGGCCGCACCATCTTCAAGTACATCGCCGGCGGCAACATCGAGGCGGCGTACCATGATGAGATCTACCGGCTGACCACCATGGACGGCCTCACGCAGATCTACAACCGCCGCTACTTCGACGAGCAGTTGGATCGCGAGCTGTCGCGCAGTCGGCGCTACGAGCGCGTGCTGTCGCTGGTGCTGCTGGACATCGACCACTTCAAGAAGGTGAACGACCAGTTCGGACACCTGGCGGGGGACTCGGTGCTGAAGCAGCTGGCGTCCACCGTGCGCACGAAGATCCGCCGCGAGGACGTCTTCGCCCGCTACGGCGGCGAGGAGTTCGCCGTCCTGCTTCCGGAGGTGTCGCTGGGTGGCACGCGGCAGCTGGCGGAGAAGGTGCGGCGGCTGGTGGAGAAGCAGCGCTTCGAGTTCGACAAGCAGCCCATCCCCGTCACCGTGTCCGTGGGTGTGGCCACGCTGGAGCCCCAGCACCGCGAGGCCGGGGACCTGGTTCGCACGGCCGACGAGCGGCTCTACGAGGCCAAGGCCAGCGGCCGCAACCGCGTGGTGGGCTGA
- a CDS encoding CAP domain-containing protein, giving the protein MIALLALGAFLAAAPPASAGDMETQASRHVVREFERVGRRAPAQDATLGTAARRLAREALTEYTTGAPDLFTLTLAVSDAGGADPSPRVLVIRAWAHRHAIETFLARTDFNTERASHFGVGLALLGERAALVLLLSDRKAELKPFPRNMAGGERASRTLCGTLVAPLRNPDIYVTRPDGEVDLVPLSRKGPSGDFCTRLDFATPGTYTVEVVGKAAGGPEVAALFLAQLGASQRRDRRAEDLEPTTLHESRVAVYERINSLRRAHRLPELTPEPVLERVAQGYSDRMSAEGFFAHVAPDGSTLTKRLPADARYVRAGENLGLAAGPLAAHFGIEHSPGHRRNLLDPGFRFMGVGVTFQKVDGREEAVLTEVFTAASPAAQAPEDPQQEAYDMLSRWRASKKLPPLERSPALEALARAHAKRALELDQPSAQPAETPLHERVFQVLPDAGTAAVDFFVVSDPSALPESRSLADATNNRVGVGVVRGDSRRFGSKQYWVAVIYAAVH; this is encoded by the coding sequence GTGATTGCCCTGCTCGCGCTCGGCGCCTTCCTCGCGGCGGCGCCGCCGGCCTCCGCCGGGGACATGGAGACCCAGGCCTCCCGGCACGTGGTGCGCGAGTTCGAGCGCGTGGGCCGGCGCGCGCCGGCGCAGGACGCCACGCTGGGCACGGCGGCGCGGCGGCTCGCACGCGAGGCGCTCACCGAGTACACCACCGGCGCGCCGGACCTCTTCACCCTCACCCTGGCCGTCAGCGACGCGGGCGGCGCGGACCCTTCGCCGCGTGTCCTCGTCATCCGCGCGTGGGCGCACCGGCACGCCATCGAGACCTTCCTCGCGCGCACGGACTTCAACACCGAGCGAGCCTCCCACTTCGGCGTGGGCCTGGCGCTGCTGGGCGAGCGCGCCGCGCTGGTGCTGCTCCTGTCGGACCGGAAGGCGGAGCTGAAGCCCTTCCCGCGCAATATGGCTGGCGGCGAGCGCGCCTCGCGCACGCTCTGCGGCACCCTCGTGGCGCCCCTGCGCAACCCGGACATCTACGTCACCCGCCCGGACGGCGAAGTGGACCTGGTGCCCCTCTCCCGCAAGGGCCCCAGCGGGGACTTCTGCACCCGCCTCGACTTCGCCACGCCCGGCACCTACACGGTGGAGGTGGTGGGCAAGGCCGCGGGCGGTCCCGAGGTGGCCGCCCTCTTCCTCGCCCAGTTGGGCGCGTCCCAGCGCCGCGACAGGCGCGCGGAGGACCTCGAGCCCACCACCCTGCACGAGTCCCGGGTGGCCGTGTACGAGCGCATCAACTCGCTGCGCCGCGCCCACCGGCTGCCGGAGCTGACACCCGAGCCCGTGCTGGAGCGCGTGGCGCAGGGGTACAGCGACCGCATGTCGGCCGAGGGCTTCTTCGCGCACGTGGCGCCGGACGGCTCCACGCTGACGAAGCGGCTGCCAGCCGACGCCCGCTACGTTCGCGCCGGGGAGAACCTGGGCCTCGCGGCCGGCCCGCTGGCGGCGCACTTCGGCATCGAGCACAGCCCCGGCCACCGCCGCAACCTGCTGGACCCCGGCTTCCGCTTCATGGGCGTGGGAGTGACGTTCCAGAAGGTGGATGGGCGGGAAGAAGCCGTCCTCACGGAGGTCTTCACCGCCGCTTCACCCGCGGCCCAGGCCCCGGAGGACCCGCAGCAGGAGGCCTACGACATGCTCTCCCGCTGGCGCGCATCGAAGAAGCTGCCGCCGCTGGAGCGCAGCCCGGCGCTGGAGGCCCTGGCCCGCGCCCATGCGAAGCGCGCGCTGGAGCTGGACCAGCCCTCGGCACAGCCCGCGGAGACACCCCTCCACGAGCGCGTCTTCCAGGTCCTGCCAGATGCGGGCACGGCGGCGGTGGACTTCTTCGTCGTGTCGGACCCGTCCGCCCTGCCGGAGTCGCGCAGCCTCGCGGACGCCACCAACAACCGGGTGGGCGTGGGCGTGGTGCGGGGAGACTCCCGACGCTTCGGCAGCAAGCAGTACTGGGTGGCCGTCATCTACGCCGCGGTCCACTGA
- a CDS encoding carboxypeptidase regulatory-like domain-containing protein has protein sequence MSPSPRSHPLVGLACALLLVAGCASDMDETPVIPGDQPPTQTNCAVDQDCPDPAFFFCDTAVARCAPACRTREDCGAAQRGRYALPDCDESALGCQCDLNRCVPGVCADDADCREGRVCRDGACVARPSADAAASCEVTPDVVVGRPGLSLAFTVWARDSAGLPLVPGGGVTWRALAPAVTGEGSGTSATFVLAGPGVEREAVEARVGSVTCRARVTVLPAEVPAGGVRVLVVDELTGRPVPLATVAVSSVGGVVTASTVTGPEGAAWVPAVGTVGLSVFHADHGYLTLARHDATGSRDVRLALRRNPLDRTGGVRAAFNGWPVAGTSATALRLGLAGLSVPGLPSDLAPAALLGPEREVEIGLGNGRRRLSLPSGVAAWLAGGEPMEAIAPGVAGVCDMSPDGVLAPELAVRDGACGTRAGWALAGDLPLGALPLNALEPGADPLLLLAQLVPGSTRFTSTVRRDTQFSLAPTPGIATGEPDPADVEYPRAVSFAPGVRLAFPFAVRVPELPRYRGAYLDRAYVVATVAAPGRGLVPLGLGAATNVTPADPNTDKDARLPDAGLVLVRMAPAHGGLEGQPYRLLVSATSSASRDDASTPVATTTLVAELPGPEFDPEGARPVELRTAFLGIPEDARYNFDSAEYEGLEGRRFRADVDDRATLVRLVFTDRAGRRWTVLVDPEHAREGVRVPRPPGGLVDRTTWGDALGSRARLQVEVLAVGGPATRDGLGPARLAAADGPGLERVGDLTRAASVLDVGRPEVRWLFPELEGQPLVRGSAVRVRVTGFRMGSGGDAEGHVRLSLLGGSGCAGTVLLGDEDVSSGRGEVELQLPATCSGTGVTLVAELADEEGAPLRPPVTAVRGVEIP, from the coding sequence ATGAGCCCCTCACCCCGTTCCCACCCGCTGGTCGGCCTCGCCTGCGCGCTGCTGCTGGTGGCCGGCTGCGCGTCGGACATGGATGAGACTCCCGTCATCCCCGGAGACCAGCCTCCGACGCAGACGAACTGCGCGGTGGACCAGGACTGTCCGGACCCGGCGTTCTTCTTCTGCGACACGGCCGTCGCGCGCTGCGCGCCCGCGTGCCGCACCCGCGAGGACTGTGGCGCGGCCCAGCGTGGCCGGTACGCGCTGCCCGACTGCGACGAGTCCGCGCTGGGCTGTCAGTGCGACCTCAACCGCTGTGTGCCGGGCGTGTGCGCGGACGACGCGGACTGCCGGGAAGGGCGGGTGTGCCGCGACGGGGCCTGCGTGGCGCGGCCGTCCGCCGATGCCGCGGCTTCCTGCGAGGTGACGCCCGACGTCGTCGTGGGCCGGCCGGGCCTGTCCTTGGCCTTCACCGTGTGGGCCCGGGACTCCGCCGGACTGCCGCTGGTTCCGGGCGGGGGCGTGACGTGGCGCGCGCTCGCGCCGGCGGTGACGGGCGAGGGCTCCGGGACGAGCGCCACCTTCGTCCTTGCCGGGCCCGGCGTGGAGCGCGAGGCGGTGGAGGCCCGCGTCGGAAGCGTCACCTGCCGCGCCCGCGTCACCGTGCTGCCGGCGGAGGTGCCCGCCGGTGGAGTGCGCGTGCTGGTGGTGGACGAGCTGACCGGGCGCCCCGTGCCGCTGGCCACCGTGGCGGTGTCCTCCGTCGGGGGCGTCGTGACGGCCAGCACGGTGACGGGCCCCGAGGGCGCCGCGTGGGTGCCGGCCGTGGGTACGGTGGGCCTGTCCGTCTTCCACGCGGACCATGGCTACCTCACGCTGGCGCGCCATGACGCGACGGGCTCGCGCGACGTGCGGCTGGCCTTGCGGCGCAACCCGTTGGATCGCACGGGAGGCGTGCGCGCGGCCTTCAACGGGTGGCCCGTGGCGGGGACGTCCGCGACCGCGCTGCGGCTGGGGCTCGCCGGCCTGTCGGTGCCGGGACTTCCCTCCGACCTGGCGCCAGCGGCGCTGCTGGGGCCGGAGCGCGAGGTGGAGATCGGCCTGGGCAACGGCCGGCGCCGCCTGTCGCTGCCCTCCGGTGTGGCCGCGTGGCTGGCCGGAGGCGAGCCCATGGAGGCCATCGCCCCCGGCGTGGCCGGCGTCTGCGACATGTCGCCGGACGGCGTGCTGGCGCCGGAGCTGGCGGTGCGCGACGGCGCGTGTGGCACCCGCGCCGGGTGGGCGCTGGCTGGAGACCTTCCACTGGGCGCGCTGCCCCTGAATGCGCTGGAGCCCGGGGCGGATCCGCTGCTGCTGCTGGCGCAGCTGGTGCCGGGCTCGACGCGCTTCACCTCCACCGTGCGGCGTGACACGCAATTCTCGCTGGCCCCCACGCCCGGCATCGCCACCGGGGAGCCGGACCCGGCGGACGTGGAGTACCCACGGGCCGTGTCCTTCGCGCCAGGCGTGAGGCTGGCCTTCCCCTTCGCCGTGCGCGTGCCGGAGCTGCCGCGCTACCGCGGCGCGTACCTGGACCGCGCCTACGTGGTGGCCACGGTGGCCGCGCCCGGCCGGGGGCTGGTGCCGCTGGGCCTGGGCGCCGCCACGAACGTGACGCCCGCCGACCCGAACACGGACAAGGACGCGAGGCTGCCCGACGCCGGGCTGGTGCTGGTGCGCATGGCCCCCGCGCACGGAGGCCTGGAGGGACAGCCCTACCGCCTGCTGGTGTCCGCCACCTCCAGCGCCAGCCGGGACGACGCGTCCACGCCGGTGGCCACCACCACCCTGGTGGCGGAGCTGCCCGGCCCCGAGTTCGACCCGGAGGGCGCCCGCCCCGTGGAGCTTCGCACGGCCTTCCTCGGCATCCCCGAGGACGCCCGCTACAACTTCGACTCCGCCGAGTACGAGGGCCTGGAAGGCCGCCGGTTCCGAGCCGACGTGGACGACCGGGCCACCCTGGTGCGCCTCGTCTTCACCGACCGCGCCGGCCGCCGGTGGACGGTGCTGGTGGACCCGGAGCATGCCCGCGAGGGCGTGCGCGTGCCCCGGCCGCCCGGCGGCCTCGTGGACCGCACCACCTGGGGCGATGCCCTGGGCTCTCGCGCGCGCCTCCAGGTGGAGGTGCTGGCGGTGGGCGGCCCGGCGACGCGAGACGGGCTGGGTCCGGCCCGCCTCGCGGCGGCGGACGGCCCGGGGCTGGAGCGCGTGGGCGACCTGACACGCGCCGCTTCCGTGCTGGACGTGGGACGCCCCGAGGTGCGGTGGCTCTTCCCGGAGCTGGAGGGGCAGCCCCTCGTCCGAGGCAGCGCCGTGCGCGTGCGCGTCACCGGCTTCCGCATGGGTTCCGGTGGGGACGCGGAAGGACATGTGCGCCTGTCCCTGCTCGGAGGCTCCGGCTGCGCCGGCACCGTGCTGCTTGGAGACGAGGACGTGTCCTCGGGCCGGGGCGAGGTGGAGCTGCAGCTTCCGGCCACCTGCTCGGGCACGGGGGTGACACTGGTGGCCGAGCTGGCGGACGAAGAGGGAGCCCCGCTGCGCCCCCCCGTCACCGCCGTGCGCGGCGTGGAAATCCCATGA